The Thamnophis elegans isolate rThaEle1 chromosome 15, rThaEle1.pri, whole genome shotgun sequence genome includes a window with the following:
- the MFN2 gene encoding mitofusin-2 isoform X2 — MSLLFLRSKSIITSKKDKRHMADVSASPLKHFVTAKKKINGIFEQLAAYIQESSVFLEEIHKNGELDPVTTEEQVSEVKGYLFKVSGISEVLARRHMKVAFFGRTSNGKSTVINAMLWDKVLPSGIGHTTNCFLRVEGTDGQDAFLLTEGSEEKKSVKTVNQLAHALHQDELLTAGGLVSVMWPNSKCPLLKDDLVLMDSPGIDVTTELDSWIDKFCLDADVFVLVANSESTLMQTEKQFFHKVNARLSRPNIFILNNRWDASASEPEYMEEVRRQHMERCTSFLVDELGVVDRAQAGDRIFFVSAKEVLNARIQKAQGGALAEGFQVRMFEFQNFERRFEECISQSAVKTKFEQHTVRAKQIAEEVRHIMDSVHVAAQEQRVYCMEKWDDRHERLGFIEKQLDLLTQSYKLKIKEITEEVERQVSNAMAEEIRKLSVLVDDFQLDFHPSPVVLKVYKNELHRHIEEGLGRNMSDRCSASIASSLQIMQQEMIDGLKPLLPVSLRGQIELLVPRQCFTLSYDLNCDKLCADFQEDVQFHFSLGWTMLVNRFLGPKNTRRALMGYGDQVQRPLPLTPANPSLPPMPQGSLTQEELMVSMVTGLASLTSRTSMGILVIGGVVWKAVGWRLIALSLGLYGLLYVYERLTWTTKAKERAFKRQFVDYAGEKLQLIVSYTGSNCSHQVQQELAGTFAQLCQQVDVTRDDLEKEIAGLNQKIEILDTLQSRAKLLRNKAGWLDSELNMFTHQYLQQSR, encoded by the exons ATGTCCCTGCTGTTCCTTCGCTCCAAGTCCATCATCACTAGCAAAAAGGACAAGAGACATATGGCGGACGTCAGTGCCTCCCCCCTTAAGCATTTTGTCActgccaagaaaaaaataaatggcaTCTTTGAACAGTTGGCAGCTTACATCCAGGAGAGCTCCGTGTTTCTGGAGG AAATACACAAGAATGGTGAGCTTGACCCTGTCACCACGGAAGAGCAGGTGTCAgaggtcaagggctacctgttcAAGGTCAGCGGGATCAGCGAAGTGCTGGCAAGGCGACACATGAAGGTGGCTTTCTTTGGGCG GACGAGTAATGGGAAAAGTACTGTGATTAACGCCATGCTGTGGGATAAAGTCCTTCCCTCTGGGATCGGCCACACCACCAACTGCTTCCTGAGAGTGGAGGGGACGGACGGCCAGGACGCCTTCCTGCTCACCGAAGGGTCCGAAGAGAAGAAGAGCGTCAAG ACGGTAAACCAGCTGGCTCACGCCCTCCACCAAGATGAATTGCTAACGGCCGGGGGTCTGGTCAGCGTCATGTGGCCGAATTCCAAGTGCCCTTTGCTCAAGGATGATCTTGTTTTGATGGACAG CCCTGGAATTGACGTCACCACCGAGCTGGATAGCTGGATTGATAAATTCTGCTTGGATGCCGATGTCTTTGTCTTGGTGGCCAACTCCGAGTCGACGCTGATGCAGACG GAGAAGCAATTCTTCCACAAAGTCAACGCTCGCCTCTCTCGGCccaacattttcattttaaataaccGCTGGGACGCTTCGGCCTCCGAACCGGAATACATGGAGGAG GTTCGCCGACAGCACATGGAACGTTGCACCAGCTTCCTGGTGGACGAGCTGGGCGTGGTGGACCGTGCCCAGGCTGGCGATCGCATTTTCTTTGTCTCTGCGAAAGAGGTCCTGAATGCCCGCATCCAGAAGGCTCAGG GCGGGGCACTGGCCGAGGGTTTCCAAGTGAGGATGTTCGAATTCCAGAATTTTGAGCGGAGGTTTGAG GAGTGCATCTCGCAGTCCGCCGTCAAGACCAAGTTTGAGCAGCACACAGTCCGAGCCAAGCAGATTGCGGAGGAGGTCCGGCACATCATGGATTCCGTGCATGTGGCCGCGCAGGAACAGAG GGTTTACTGCATGGAGAAGTGGGACGACCGCCACGAGCGCCTGGGATTCATCGAGAAACAGCTGGACCTGCTCACTCAAAGCTacaagttgaaaatcaaggaGATCACGGAAGAGGTTGAGCGCCAG GTCTCCAACGCCATGGCAGAAGAGATCAGGAAGCTCTCGGTGTTAGTGGATGATTTTCAGCTGGATTTCCACCCTTCCCCCGTGGTCCTGAAGGTTTATAAGAAT gAGTTACATCGGCACATTGAGGAAGGCCTGGGCCGAAACATGTCAGATCGCTGCTCTGCTTCCATTGCCTCCTCTTTGCAGATCATGCAGCAAGAAATGATTG ATGGGCTGAAGCCGCTCCTCCCCGTTTCCCTGAGGGGGCAGATCGAGCTGCTGGTCCCCAGGCAGTGCTTCACCCTCAGCTACGACCTGAACTGCGACAAGCTCTGCGCCGACTTCCAGGAAGACGTCCAGTTTCATTTCTCCCTCGGCTGGACCATGTTAGTGAACCGGTTTCTGGGCCCCAAAAACACACGCCGGGCCTTGATGGGCTACGGCGACCAG GTCCAGCGTCCGTTGCCCCTGACCCCGGCAAACCCAAGCCTGCCCCCCATGCCACAGGGGTCCTTGACTCAGGAGGAGCTGATGGTCTCCATGGTAACCGGCCTGGCCTCCCTCACATCCAGGACTTCAATGGGCATCCTTGTGATCGGTGGAGTG GTCTGGAAGGCGGTGGGCTGGAGGCTGATCgccctttccctgggcctctacGGACTCCTGTACGTCTACGAGCGCCTCACCTGGACCACGAAGGCGAAAGAGAGGGCCTTCAAACGCCAGTTTGTGGACTACGCCGGGGAGAAGCTTCAGCTCATCGTCAGCTACACCGGCTCCAACTGCAGCCACCAAGTTCAGCA GGAACTGGCGGGAACCTTCGCTCAACTATGCCAGCAGGTGGATGTGACGAGAGACGATCTAGAGAAAGAAATTGCAGGCCTGAATCAAAAGATTGAGATTTTGGATACTTTACAGAGTAGAGCCAAGTTACTTAG GAATAAAGCTGGGTGGCTGGACAGCGAGCTGAACATGTTCACACATCAATATTTGCAGCAGAGCAGATAA
- the MFN2 gene encoding mitofusin-2 isoform X1 gives MSLLFLRSKSIITSKKDKRHMADVSASPLKHFVTAKKKINGIFEQLAAYIQESSVFLEEIHKNGELDPVTTEEQVSEVKGYLFKVSGISEVLARRHMKVAFFGRTSNGKSTVINAMLWDKVLPSGIGHTTNCFLRVEGTDGQDAFLLTEGSEEKKSVKTVNQLAHALHQDELLTAGGLVSVMWPNSKCPLLKDDLVLMDSPGIDVTTELDSWIDKFCLDADVFVLVANSESTLMQTEKQFFHKVNARLSRPNIFILNNRWDASASEPEYMEEVRRQHMERCTSFLVDELGVVDRAQAGDRIFFVSAKEVLNARIQKAQGMPEGGGALAEGFQVRMFEFQNFERRFEECISQSAVKTKFEQHTVRAKQIAEEVRHIMDSVHVAAQEQRVYCMEKWDDRHERLGFIEKQLDLLTQSYKLKIKEITEEVERQVSNAMAEEIRKLSVLVDDFQLDFHPSPVVLKVYKNELHRHIEEGLGRNMSDRCSASIASSLQIMQQEMIDGLKPLLPVSLRGQIELLVPRQCFTLSYDLNCDKLCADFQEDVQFHFSLGWTMLVNRFLGPKNTRRALMGYGDQVQRPLPLTPANPSLPPMPQGSLTQEELMVSMVTGLASLTSRTSMGILVIGGVVWKAVGWRLIALSLGLYGLLYVYERLTWTTKAKERAFKRQFVDYAGEKLQLIVSYTGSNCSHQVQQELAGTFAQLCQQVDVTRDDLEKEIAGLNQKIEILDTLQSRAKLLRNKAGWLDSELNMFTHQYLQQSR, from the exons ATGTCCCTGCTGTTCCTTCGCTCCAAGTCCATCATCACTAGCAAAAAGGACAAGAGACATATGGCGGACGTCAGTGCCTCCCCCCTTAAGCATTTTGTCActgccaagaaaaaaataaatggcaTCTTTGAACAGTTGGCAGCTTACATCCAGGAGAGCTCCGTGTTTCTGGAGG AAATACACAAGAATGGTGAGCTTGACCCTGTCACCACGGAAGAGCAGGTGTCAgaggtcaagggctacctgttcAAGGTCAGCGGGATCAGCGAAGTGCTGGCAAGGCGACACATGAAGGTGGCTTTCTTTGGGCG GACGAGTAATGGGAAAAGTACTGTGATTAACGCCATGCTGTGGGATAAAGTCCTTCCCTCTGGGATCGGCCACACCACCAACTGCTTCCTGAGAGTGGAGGGGACGGACGGCCAGGACGCCTTCCTGCTCACCGAAGGGTCCGAAGAGAAGAAGAGCGTCAAG ACGGTAAACCAGCTGGCTCACGCCCTCCACCAAGATGAATTGCTAACGGCCGGGGGTCTGGTCAGCGTCATGTGGCCGAATTCCAAGTGCCCTTTGCTCAAGGATGATCTTGTTTTGATGGACAG CCCTGGAATTGACGTCACCACCGAGCTGGATAGCTGGATTGATAAATTCTGCTTGGATGCCGATGTCTTTGTCTTGGTGGCCAACTCCGAGTCGACGCTGATGCAGACG GAGAAGCAATTCTTCCACAAAGTCAACGCTCGCCTCTCTCGGCccaacattttcattttaaataaccGCTGGGACGCTTCGGCCTCCGAACCGGAATACATGGAGGAG GTTCGCCGACAGCACATGGAACGTTGCACCAGCTTCCTGGTGGACGAGCTGGGCGTGGTGGACCGTGCCCAGGCTGGCGATCGCATTTTCTTTGTCTCTGCGAAAGAGGTCCTGAATGCCCGCATCCAGAAGGCTCAGGGTATGCCCGAAGGAG GCGGGGCACTGGCCGAGGGTTTCCAAGTGAGGATGTTCGAATTCCAGAATTTTGAGCGGAGGTTTGAG GAGTGCATCTCGCAGTCCGCCGTCAAGACCAAGTTTGAGCAGCACACAGTCCGAGCCAAGCAGATTGCGGAGGAGGTCCGGCACATCATGGATTCCGTGCATGTGGCCGCGCAGGAACAGAG GGTTTACTGCATGGAGAAGTGGGACGACCGCCACGAGCGCCTGGGATTCATCGAGAAACAGCTGGACCTGCTCACTCAAAGCTacaagttgaaaatcaaggaGATCACGGAAGAGGTTGAGCGCCAG GTCTCCAACGCCATGGCAGAAGAGATCAGGAAGCTCTCGGTGTTAGTGGATGATTTTCAGCTGGATTTCCACCCTTCCCCCGTGGTCCTGAAGGTTTATAAGAAT gAGTTACATCGGCACATTGAGGAAGGCCTGGGCCGAAACATGTCAGATCGCTGCTCTGCTTCCATTGCCTCCTCTTTGCAGATCATGCAGCAAGAAATGATTG ATGGGCTGAAGCCGCTCCTCCCCGTTTCCCTGAGGGGGCAGATCGAGCTGCTGGTCCCCAGGCAGTGCTTCACCCTCAGCTACGACCTGAACTGCGACAAGCTCTGCGCCGACTTCCAGGAAGACGTCCAGTTTCATTTCTCCCTCGGCTGGACCATGTTAGTGAACCGGTTTCTGGGCCCCAAAAACACACGCCGGGCCTTGATGGGCTACGGCGACCAG GTCCAGCGTCCGTTGCCCCTGACCCCGGCAAACCCAAGCCTGCCCCCCATGCCACAGGGGTCCTTGACTCAGGAGGAGCTGATGGTCTCCATGGTAACCGGCCTGGCCTCCCTCACATCCAGGACTTCAATGGGCATCCTTGTGATCGGTGGAGTG GTCTGGAAGGCGGTGGGCTGGAGGCTGATCgccctttccctgggcctctacGGACTCCTGTACGTCTACGAGCGCCTCACCTGGACCACGAAGGCGAAAGAGAGGGCCTTCAAACGCCAGTTTGTGGACTACGCCGGGGAGAAGCTTCAGCTCATCGTCAGCTACACCGGCTCCAACTGCAGCCACCAAGTTCAGCA GGAACTGGCGGGAACCTTCGCTCAACTATGCCAGCAGGTGGATGTGACGAGAGACGATCTAGAGAAAGAAATTGCAGGCCTGAATCAAAAGATTGAGATTTTGGATACTTTACAGAGTAGAGCCAAGTTACTTAG GAATAAAGCTGGGTGGCTGGACAGCGAGCTGAACATGTTCACACATCAATATTTGCAGCAGAGCAGATAA